Genomic window (Zingiber officinale cultivar Zhangliang chromosome 2B, Zo_v1.1, whole genome shotgun sequence):
CTCTTTATTGTGCACCAATTgctcttattttattgttatgaAATGCTACACTCAATTCTTATGAAGGCTTCTTTGGTTAGGTTATTTTTATTATAGTTTTTCTTGTTCTGCATGGTACGAGGTTTCTCTATTTCTAGAAATAACTATTTGattagtgtattttttttttaatgattgttGTCATTCTCAAAAAGAAGTCTATAACTAATTCTCTTGATTCCATTTGAAACATTTCGAACTTCGAATGAAATGCTTAAGTGACTGCCTTTTAATTTTTGTTGTACCTTGGTACATTTTGTTTTCATGGAATCCTAAAAATATTTGGTGATATCCTTGCAATGCATAATTTTCAAGATTAAATAATTAATAGctttgaaagatattttttttttgctttaagTTCATAACCTCAAATTCTGTATTTTGTGCATCTATCAACACAACACTTTTTACTTGTTCTGGTATTCCAAAAACAACAACTATTTAATATTTCTCGGATCTTACAAAATTTTGCATGAGCATACTCCAATGGTCATAGTGACTATCAAAAAGTGGAATGATTGGTTGTATAAaacttttagaaattaatttcacTTTAACTTTTCTTGGAACCCAGCCCTAATACTATTAATAATAACAATATAATATAAAAGTTTTGCACAATTGCATAACAATATGAATCCAAGAGCATAGAGAAAGGAAGGttcataattttttcttaattcatGGATAAACAAACAACCAATAAATATACCAAACCATAATTgaaaataatatgaaaaataatcaTAAACCCTTTGACTCATAATCTTGAAACATTCATTTAAAATAGTAACTTCTTAATGATGAAACATATACTAACCCACTATCTTTTTAATTCCTTAATTATAACCTTATGGCTAAGTAAACAAACAACAAAGACAAAGTAGGACAATCCACAtacaaattattaaattttatcaaCATGACAGTTAAATAAAGTCATTATGATGGTCGGTATAAACTAGATACCTGGtgtcaactaaaaaaaatcaCTATAGTAGTCATCGTGTTCCCACGACAGCATGTTGGACTTCGGCCAAAGGATTACTCCATTGTGGAGTCCTCAAGCTCAAGTTTTGGTCTTAGCTTGATTCTAGGAAAGTGAGGAGTTCAATGGATCAAAGGGGGCTGAGTATCCAATATGTTTGATGCTATTGACCATTATGTTCTTTTTATTTGGTTTGCCATCCTAATTTTTGGAACTTCTTGCTTGTGTTACCTCTACATGTCTATCATTCTTTCGCTAGAACGACATTAGTCACTCAGCTTCTGCTCTATGCAGGACCCAAAACAATAACAAATCAATAAGACTCAATCTCAAAAGTTCTATGGCACAAGTAAACAATTCAATAGAAAAGGCAAGAATACCAAACCCAAAGTATATAATTCAGACTGTAACTCGAAACAATTACCTGAACTTGCCTTTTGTTTTCGAAAACATCTCTACATCTAAAATTCTATTGTGGAGTTGTACATGTAATGGATCATCAGTCCCAACTGAACATTCATTTCTGAAAACATTTTCGATGGGCCTACTTCTGCTACATATGCTTTTGTGTAGATGTATAAGTAGAACAAAGTGACAAACTCAGGCAGGGAAGAGCAAAAATGAATTCTCCCTGTAAGCTTTTGCTTCTATAAATCTGATGTTGCTCAACTTTGCATGACACCATACCAACTGTTCAGTAGTAATTCTAGACATTCGCATTACTCTTGCTACCAACTTCAAGTCAACTTGAGAAAAGAAGAGTTCTTGATTGGATCTGTCATCTTTagccttcttgaacttcttcacaaGGCAATTCCCAGTTCGTAAAATGTCTTTTAGTCGCTTCTCTTTCTGCGCCACAACAAACAGCAGGAACAACAATCAGATCATAAATAGAATGAAATGCATCCTAGACTTTGCCGGCTACCTTGTCCAAATTGATTTGGATCTCTTCCATGAGCTTAGAGTCTGTAGGATCTTCAAGTTCAGCATGAGCTCccattaaaactttcaaaaacccAGGAGTTTCATCCTTGTCTGCCTTCACAAACTCCCAGAAGATCCTAATTGACTCCTCCATGATGTCTTCAAGAGTTTCAATTGTAACAACAAAATTTCCCTTGCTTTTATCCTCCAACTTCTCCTTCAAGGTATCCTCTGCGATAGAATGAATACGCGTCACTTTGTTGTTTTTGTACTCGTTATATCGAACTACTAAAAGAATGGTGAACTATCAATGATCCTCCTAGATCTTGCCTTACCTCTTACTTGTGGAACTTGGAGAAGATTCTTAACGAGGGATCGACCTTTGATGTAATTTGGCAATCTCGATCCTTCCAAAGACTCATCCTCAATGAACCTTTGCAGGATCACTTGAAATTGTTGGAGCTCATCAGCCACATGATTGTACTGATGCTCAAACTCGGGAAGCTCTCGAGCCTTTTCATACTGCCAGCGCAAGAACTCCCATGATAGGCATGTTTGCCCAACATAAACAAGTTCCAAATCATTCTTCACCTCCTTGATCAACTTATGGGTAGGATCTATATCCGTCTGAAGATTGCAAGACCATAAATTCTGAAGTAGTATGGATTTGATTGAAGGAACCATCAACCTTTTAGATCTCATCGATCGAACGGAATCCTTCAGATCGAGAAATCCTAGCAGAAACAAACACAATGGAGGCAATGAATGACATGAGAAATTTCATTCAACTACTTGAAAAATATTACTAACCTATTGCGTTCACCTTCTGGCAGTTCAAGATGTCAAGCTTCCTCATCCTCTCTCTATAACAATTGTGGAACTCATGAAGCTCTTCCATAGGATCTTTGTGCAGAAATTTGTTGTTGATCTTCCATGGCTTAAGATCCTCGACTACTTTAGGGGCTACTGATTCTTCTAAGATCGTTGGCAGCCTAGCTTTTCTCAGTTCCATTTTGAGCTGCTCTATCAGATTCTCATGTTCCCAGAGGGTCTCCAACTCGTTGTACTCTTCATCATCCAGAGCAACAACTGGTTCAGTTTCTTTTCCCCCCAATCTATCCTGTGATACTTTCTCTTCCCTTCCGACTTCCTTATCAAATTTATCCCATTCTTCATCTGCGCTAGAAATTGTTCCAACAAGGCTATCCAGAGGGAGTTCAAAAAAGGTAGAACTTTCGGAGACTGTGCCATCAACACCATCAGTATCATCATCATCTCTTTTGCTTGTGTTTTGTTTCACTTCAGTTTCATGCTGCTCATCATCATCACAGGAATTCACATTCGCCAGTTCTGATCCTTCTTGCTTTTGAGCTGGAATTGATTCATCATCATGTACTTGATTGATGACGACCTTCCTGTAATCAGACTCGCAATCCGGTTGGTTTTCTGTTGACATGATCTGATTCTTGATCAAAGAAGAAAACATATCATCTGCTGCAACAGTTTCTGCCTCAGAATTATGAATAGGCTGTATCTGGGATTCTTCCAGACTTGTAGAATCAGCAAAGAGTAGTTCTCCATGAACTTTAATAACATCTTCTTGCGGTACATACTCGTCGGAATCGCTATCTGAAAAGAAACCATTACTATCTGAATCTAGAGCTAGCTCCTTGACAGAATAGCCGTCACTTGCACTCAAGGAATCAGTCTCCGAGTTGAAGCCTGAAAAATCCTCAAAAAACAGTCTTCCTTGAAAGGTTCTTGTAAATTTACCTGAGGAAACAGGCTCTTCTGAAGTCTTGTGCTTCAGAAACTGCCCATCTTCATCCGAGTGCACACTACCGCGACTGCTTGTGTTCAAACATGGCTTTTGCAAACCTTTGGACGTCACAGAATTAGAATCAATCAGTGCACAAATGGATTCAGCTTCTAAGTTGGAGCAAGAAAACTTTGTCCGAAACACTGTTGCTTTATTTGTTCTCTGAGCCTTCAACTCTGATAACTTCTTTTCGTCTAGATCCTCAATGTTCAGAAACTTCTCAGCCTCAGAACTCAGACTCGAATGACCATCACTGGATAAAATCTCCATGAAATTTGTCGACTTGCCATCCTTCATGAGAAATTCCTCTTGGTCGATGCCTCCATGAAGCTGATCCTTTGACCTGTCTTCCGAGGCAGGCTGCTGCTGCAGCTCCTGTTGATCGGAAAACTGATACTGAAACTTGAAACAGAGTGTCGATGGCTCTTCCTCCTCAACGGATTCGTCATTTCTAACAATTGAATCAGTGATTTCCTTCTCCATCAAACCATTTGCTCCCTTAAAATGATTTCCTTTCCTGGGTCTGCGAGCGggaaatggaaaagaaaaattaGTCCAATAACttgcaaaataataaacaagTTGCAGAAACCATACACGTTGTTACCGTAAGAAGTGCATGGCTAAGAAGCTGAACAGCCAAATTAAACAAGTGCTACAGATGAACCAACAGGAATCAATAAAGATTCCCATGGCTTCAGTCCTGTATTACTCAAGCCGAATCAATCCTGAGGAGGCAACCAGAGCTTTATTTGAGGAGAAGTAAAGGAGGAGACGGGGGATAAGAACAGGACAAAAAGTGGAGAGAAGTGTGGATGGGAAATCTCATTAATGAAAGTAAAAGGAAGGGTTCTTGTTTATCCCTGTGCGAACTGACGGCCAAATGGCGCCATTTACGAAGTAGGAATCGACCAAACGCGGTTTCCTTGTTTCCTCAGGAATCTCTGCAGGTCACTTTCCGTATCGGCTTTATATTTTCAGTGGCAAAGTTTTGTGCTTTTTCAGTGAAGTGtaaaacaaaacatggaggtgAAAGCGTGCATTTTACTTTAtggtcttttaatttttattctttaCAATTGATTAGCCCGCTCAAGATAAGTATATATGTACGTGGACGATTTGACACAGgtaaaaccccccccccccccccccccccctctctctctcagcTATATGTCATATCTTCTGTCCTTCCTCCAAAATGATACTAATTTTTATAGACCAACACTAACATAGAGCTATTCTTTAAAGACCAATTCCAACGTACTATTAAAAACTAGCACCAGCACATTGGAATTAATTTGTACAAACTAACTCCAGCTTTGGTGCTAGTTTGTACAAACCAACATCAACGTTGGTGCTGATTTGTACAAACTAACACCAACGTTGTAGCTGGTTACAAACTAACAGTGATGTTGGTGTTGATTTGTACTGGTAGTATTTTTACAAATCAGCGCCATATTAGTGTAGGTTTATACAAACTAGCAGTGGTGCTGGTGCTGATTTATACTAGTGTTGTTTTGTACCAGCACCAATTGTTGTGCTGGTTTGTACAAACCAACATCAACGTAGTGCTAGTTTGTACAAACCAACACTAATATGATACTAATTTGTACAAACTAGTGATGGTGCTGGTGTTAGTTTATACAAATCAATATTAATATGTTGGAGATCAGCTCCACTTTGGTGTTGGTTTGTACAAACCAGCATCACCTTGCATGCAGAAAAGAG
Coding sequences:
- the LOC122046907 gene encoding uncharacterized protein LOC122046907 isoform X1 → MGIFIDSCWFICSTCLIWLFSFLAMHFLRPRKGNHFKGANGLMEKEITDSIVRNDESVEEEEPSTLCFKFQYQFSDQQELQQQPASEDRSKDQLHGGIDQEEFLMKDGKSTNFMEILSSDGHSSLSSEAEKFLNIEDLDEKKLSELKAQRTNKATVFRTKFSCSNLEAESICALIDSNSVTSKGLQKPCLNTSSRGSVHSDEDGQFLKHKTSEEPVSSGKFTRTFQGRLFFEDFSGFNSETDSLSASDGYSVKELALDSDSNGFFSDSDSDEYVPQEDVIKVHGELLFADSTSLEESQIQPIHNSEAETVAADDMFSSLIKNQIMSTENQPDCESDYRKVVINQVHDDESIPAQKQEGSELANVNSCDDDEQHETEVKQNTSKRDDDDTDGVDGTVSESSTFFELPLDSLVGTISSADEEWDKFDKEVGREEKVSQDRLGGKETEPVVALDDEEYNELETLWEHENLIEQLKMELRKARLPTILEESVAPKVVEDLKPWKINNKFLHKDPMEELHEFHNCYRERMRKLDILNCQKVNAIGFLDLKDSVRSMRSKRLMVPSIKSILLQNLWSCNLQTDIDPTHKLIKEVKNDLELVYVGQTCLSWEFLRWQYEKARELPEFEHQYNHVADELQQFQVILQRFIEDESLEGSRLPNYIKGRSLVKNLLQVPQVREDTLKEKLEDKSKGNFVVTIETLEDIMEESIRIFWEFVKADKDETPGFLKVLMGAHAELEDPTDSKLMEEIQINLDKKEKRLKDILRTGNCLVKKFKKAKDDRSNQELFFSQVDLKLVARVMRMSRITTEQLVWCHAKLSNIRFIEAKAYRENSFLLFPA
- the LOC122046907 gene encoding uncharacterized protein LOC122046907 isoform X2; translation: MEKEITDSIVRNDESVEEEEPSTLCFKFQYQFSDQQELQQQPASEDRSKDQLHGGIDQEEFLMKDGKSTNFMEILSSDGHSSLSSEAEKFLNIEDLDEKKLSELKAQRTNKATVFRTKFSCSNLEAESICALIDSNSVTSKGLQKPCLNTSSRGSVHSDEDGQFLKHKTSEEPVSSGKFTRTFQGRLFFEDFSGFNSETDSLSASDGYSVKELALDSDSNGFFSDSDSDEYVPQEDVIKVHGELLFADSTSLEESQIQPIHNSEAETVAADDMFSSLIKNQIMSTENQPDCESDYRKVVINQVHDDESIPAQKQEGSELANVNSCDDDEQHETEVKQNTSKRDDDDTDGVDGTVSESSTFFELPLDSLVGTISSADEEWDKFDKEVGREEKVSQDRLGGKETEPVVALDDEEYNELETLWEHENLIEQLKMELRKARLPTILEESVAPKVVEDLKPWKINNKFLHKDPMEELHEFHNCYRERMRKLDILNCQKVNAIGFLDLKDSVRSMRSKRLMVPSIKSILLQNLWSCNLQTDIDPTHKLIKEVKNDLELVYVGQTCLSWEFLRWQYEKARELPEFEHQYNHVADELQQFQVILQRFIEDESLEGSRLPNYIKGRSLVKNLLQVPQVREDTLKEKLEDKSKGNFVVTIETLEDIMEESIRIFWEFVKADKDETPGFLKVLMGAHAELEDPTDSKLMEEIQINLDKKEKRLKDILRTGNCLVKKFKKAKDDRSNQELFFSQVDLKLVARVMRMSRITTEQLVWCHAKLSNIRFIEAKAYRENSFLLFPA